One genomic segment of Drosophila melanogaster chromosome 3L includes these proteins:
- the D19A gene encoding D19A: protein MNEGRQYSIHSLCRICLNHLQNDAAYDLYLVPGLSKKLCFCTSLSVEQNDGFPKNLCTLCYTKLNELHDFQKQCVDSVQKFQDLVASNVFACQSSFDVFDPNVAVQDYPAEEEDHVNYDPLLNHKMELIENEEDVFKMLEHVDKEAEEVEKEAKVEEDDGGNVSVKMFDDDSSIESGNDNDHDLDFEPNSSDDDIPLAQRMRGPATGSGPQQDRFSNLDKPKPRPRGRPKKIKPPPPEEEELSDSSSESDDSEDGTSRGDKPKRKRIPIEERHLHRIIDCHICHQKFKKAIRYEEHMKYHNDLLPFQCKVETCKKGFTTANGLRIHIDHAHTELSEVHACIAEGCGKTFPRVRLLTFHMKKVHGITKAAAPLRDFPCTECDTVFRCPTALKKHMYKHTGEELPYPCNICGKRFVINSALRDHLMRHAGIKNHVCPYCGVGKTTRQEWNAHILTHTKEKKFKCRQCDHASHNKQALSNHVKVVHEKRKDFACQYCGKTFGKSHACKVHERSHTGEKCCECKICGKIFLCEKSLTKHLKTHEKRDLPPAEPLRQQLNIPMPGQMSVPMPGQMPMQMQTDGLVPMDPNQMPSEDMLKACGGGTAAVPPKPKNSRRVQRVDISQLAGTAVNPIPSVSVPSWSPQVNFTKKEGQHICPGCGRGFNNIGNMKLHYKIIHEKVKDFACRFCPKRFSKAQILRHHEWIHTGEKPFECKICGKHFRQETALKKHIKTHEKPNRRHVPERSAPTQITFRKLEPDAEPRNFDQYQDPAVERAAATAELLAHQLEENEAKRKAEIERQKIAAAACEQLTKLQQQQEIIKATTSYDGYYAQKAQSEGTSLDALKIDHV from the exons ATGAACGAGGGCAGGCAGTACTCGATCCACAGCCTGTGCAGGATCTGTCTGAACCACCTGCAGAACGACGCCGCCTACGATTTGTATCTGGTTCCAGGACTTTCGAAGAAGCTATGCTTCTGCACATCCCTGTCCGTGGAGCAAAACGACGGATTCCCGAAGAACCTGTGCACCCTGTGCTACACCAAGCTGAACGAGCTGCACGACTTTCAGAAACAGTGCGTCGATTCCGTGCAAAAGTTCCAGGATCTGGTGGCCAGCAATGTCTTTGCCTGCCAGAGCAGCTTCGACGTCTTCGATCCCAACGTTGCCGTGCAGGACTACCCGGCCGAGGAAGAGGACCACGTCAACTATGACCCGCTGCTGAACCACAAGATGGAGCTAATCGAGAACGAGGAGGATGTCTTCAAGATGCTGGAGCACGTCGACAAGGAGGCCGAGGAGGTGGAGAAGGAGGCCAAGGTGGAGGAGGATGACGGGGGCAACGTTTCCGTCAAGATGTTCGACGACGATTCGTCCATCGAGAGCGGCAATGACAACGACCACGATCTGGACTTCGAGCCAAATAGCAGCGATGATGACATTCCGCTGGCCCAGCGCATGAGGGGACCAGCTACCGGATCAGGACCCCAGCAGGACCGTTTTAGCAACCTAGACAAACCCAAGCCGAGGCCCCGGGGACggcccaaaaagataaaaCCGCCTCCGccagaggaggaggagttgAGCGACTCATCCTCCGAATCAGATGACTCCGAAGACGGCACATCGCGGGGCGACAAGCCGAAGAGGAAGCGCATTCCCATCGAGGAACGCCACCTGCACCGCATCATCGACTGCCACATTTGCCACCAGAAGTTCAAGAAGGCCATCCGCTACGAGGAGCACATGAAGTACCACAACGACCTGCTGCCCTTCCAATGCAAGGTGGAGACCTGCAAGAAAG GTTTCACTACCGCCAATGGGCTGCGCATTCACAtcgaccacgcccacacagAGCTGTCCGAGGTTCACGCCTGCATCGCCGAGGGCTGCGGCAAGACCTTCCCGCGCGTCCGTCTGCTCACCTTCCACATGAAGAAGGTGCACGGTATCACCAAGGCGGCTGCCCCGCTTCGAGATTTCCCCTGCACAGAATGCGACACCGTATTCCGCTGCCCCACAGCACTCAAGAAGCACATGTATAAGCACACGGGCGAGGAGCTTCCGTATCCTTGCAATATCTGCGGCAAGCGTTTTGTAATCAATAGTGCTTTAAGGGATCACCTTATGCGTCACGCAGGCATCAAGAACCATGTGTGTCCGTACTGCGGGGTGGGCAAGACGACGCGCCAGGAATGGAACGCCCACATCCTCACGCACACCAAGGAGAAAAAGTTCAAGTGCCGACAGTGCGACCATGCCTCGCACAACAAACAGGCGTTGTCCAATCATGTAAAGGTGGTGCACGAAAAGCGCAAGGACTTTGCCTGCCAGTACTGCGGAAAGACCTTCGGCAAGTCGCACGCCTGCAAGGTGCACGAGAGGAGTCACACGGGGGAGAAGTGCTGCGAGTGCAAGATCTGCGGCAAGATATTCCTCTGCGAGAAGAGCCTCACCAAGCATTTGAAGACGCACGAGAAAAGGGATCTGCCGCCGGCGGAGCCCCTTCGCCAGCAGCTTAACATTCCCATGCCCGGCCAAATGTCCGTACCGATGCCGGGCCAGATGCCGATGCAGATGCAGACGGATGGTTTGGTGCCAATGGACCCCAACCAGATGCCTAGTGAGGACATGCTGAAGGCATGCGGCGGCGGGACCGCTGCAGTGCCTCCCAAACCGAAGAACTCGCGACGCGTCCAGCGGGTGGACATTTCTCAGCTGGCGGGTACTGCGGTAAATCCAATACCATCCGTATCCGTGCCCTCGTGGTCGCCGCAAGTGAACTTCACCAAGAAGGAAGGCCAGCACATCTGTCCaggctgtgggcgtggcttcAATAATATTGGAAACATGAAACTTCACTACAAAATCATCCACGAGAAGGTCAAGGACTTTGCCTGTCGCTTCTGCCCGAAGAGATTCTCCAAGGCACAGATTCTGCGGCATCACGAATGGATCCACACGGGCGAGAAGCCCTTCGAGTGCAAGATTTGTGGCAAACACTTCCGCCAGGAGACGGCACTCAAGAAACACATCAAGACGCACGAGAAGCCGAACCGGAGACACGTGCCCGAGCGCAGTGCGCCCACTCAGATCACGTTCCGCAAGCTGGAGCCAGACGCCGAGCCGCGTAACTTTGACCAGTATCAGGATCCG
- the CG7386 gene encoding uncharacterized protein: MELKYSVQSLCLTCLVHLKHGAGHDLFVVPDLFQKLRACTSFDADQNDGFPRNLCTQCFTKLNDLHDFRELCAESIKRLKEMMTSQRNMPMGVFESIADDSEAPERPEEPASFDPLLNNKLEMIDNEEDVFKLLEKVDKELEEHSRDQSEEHFSSAEHNGLEEEKKESEGFNSDDEQAMGQRRIANDKRKLFRLMSCSICQQKFKKQSKFEEHMKHHNDLLPFQCQEESCRKGFTTAGALRLHVDYAHSKKEDTVPCTVEGCQLVFSRLRLLTIHLKKVHNQARVIAPRGEQSCKECGVVFRCPVAMKKHMYTHTGEELPYPCTICGKGFYINSALKNHLLRHAGIKNYVCQYCGVRKTTRQEWSKHILIHTQRNQFKCRICDYATHTKRVLESHVKIVHEKIRNFACQYCGKTFGKAYACKIHEMAHTGEKRCECKVCDKKFLHSESLNNHLKIHEKSVERALETYKQVQVNGDASDTQVDSHQLLKVYAESVASIPKNPRRVEQVDVALLAGTAVNPTDEIQFVQKEGMYLCPSCSQGFKSIGNMKRHYKSVHEKVKDFECRFCSRRFANSQSVKQHEWIHTGEKPFECKTCGNRFRQVAALIRHQKVHDEKPAKPLGERNDRKQKVEALRQEIAKVAKKELKDLKNQLALEKQQDTYEK; encoded by the exons ATGGAGCTCAAGTACTCCGTCCAATCGCTTTGTCTCACCTGCCTTGTCCACCTGAAGCATGGTGCTGGACACGATCTCTTCGTGGTTCCAGATCTGTTCCAGAAGCTCAGGGCGTGCACTTCGTTTGATGCGGATCAAAACGACGGTTTCCCGAGAAACCTGTGCACCCAATGTTTCACCAAGCTGAACGACCTGCATGACTTCCGCGAACTGTGCGCAGAATCTATTAAACGTCTAAAGGAAATGATGACCAGCCAGAGGAATATGCCCATGGGTGTATTCGAATCTATAGCTGATGATTCTGAGGCACCTGAAAGGCCAGAGGAGCCGGCCAGTTTCGATCCGCTGCTGAATAACAAACTAGAGATGATTGACAACGAGGAGGATGTGTTCAAGTTGCTGGAAAAAGTTGACAAGGAACTAGAGGAGCATTCAAGGGACCAAAGCGAGGAGCACTTCTCCAGTGCAGAGCACAACGGACTGGAGGAGGAGAAAAAGGAGTCGGAAGGGTTCAACAGCGACGATGAGCAGGCCATGGGGCAGCGACGGATTGCGAACGACAAGCGTAAACTGTTTCGCCTTATGAGCTGTTCCATCTGCCAGCAAAAGTTCAAAAAGCAATCAAAGTTCGAGGAGCACATGAAGCACCACAATGACCTGTTGCCGTTTCAGTGTCAGGAGGAAAGCTGCCGAAAGGGCTTCACCACAGCCGGTGCACTGCGTTTGCACGTGGACTATGCGCACTCCAAGAAGGAGGATACGGTTCCCTGCACCGTGGAGGGCTGTCAATTGGTTTTTTCCCGTCTCCGGCTGCTGACCATTCACTTGAAAAAGGTTCACAACCAGGCGAGGGTTATTGCTCCGCGGGGTGAACAGTCTTGCAAGGAATGCGGCGTGGTGTTTCGTTGCCCGGTGGCTATGAAGAAGCACATGTACACGCACACGGGCGAAGAGCTTCCCTATCCGTGTACCATTTGCGGCAAGGGCTTTTACATCAATAGTGCCCTAAAGAATCATCTTCTCCGGCATGCTGGCATCAAGAACTACGTGTGTCAGTACTGCGGAGTGCGAAAGACCACCCGCCAGGAATGGAGTAAGCACATTCTGATCCACACCCAACGGAACCAGTTTAAGTGCCGCATCTGCGACTATGCCACCCACACGAAGCGGGTGCTAGAGAGCCATGTTAAGATCGTACATGAGAAAATCCGGAATTTTGCTTGCCAGTACTGTGGAAAGACGTTCGGGAAAGCATACGCCTGCAAAATACACGAGATGGCGCACACTGGTGAGAAGCGCTGCGAATGCAAG GTTTGTGACAAAAAGTTCCTGCATTCGGAGAGTCTCAACAATCATCTGAAGATTCATGAGAAGAGCGTGGAAAGGGCTCTGGAAACTTATAAACAGGTGCAAGTAAATGGCGATGCCAGTGACACTCAAGTGGACTCACATCAGCTGCTGAAGGTTTACGCCGAATCCGTAGCCAGCATTCCTAAGAATCCCCGCCGCGTAGAGCAAGTTGATGTGGCCCTATTGGCAGGGACCGCAGTGAATCCCACAGACGAGATTCAGTTTGTGCAAAAGGAGGGTATGTACTTGTGTCCCAGCTGCAGTCAGGGATTCAAGAGCATAGGCAACATGAAGCGCCACTACAAGAGCGTCCACGAAAAAGTCAAGGACTTTGAGTGCCGTTTCTGCTCCCGTCGCTTTGCCAACTCGCAATCCGTGAAGCAACACGAGTGGATACACACTGGCGAAAAGCCCTTCGAGTGTAAGACGTGTGGCAATCGCTTTCGCCAGGTAGCGGCGCTCATCCGACACCAAAAAGTCCATGACGAAAAGCCGGCGAAGCCTCTGGGGGAGAGAAATGACCGTAAACAAAAGGTTGAGGCACTACGGCAGGAAATTGCGAAGGTCGCCAAGAAGGAGCTCAAGGATTTGAAGAACCAACTGGCACTGGAGAAGCAGCAAGACACATACGAAAAGTAA
- the Sf3b6 gene encoding splicing factor 3b subunit 6, protein MNKRNHIRLPPEVNRLLYVRNLPYKITSDEMYDIFGKFGAIRQIRVGNTPETRGTAFVVYEDIFDAKNACDHLSGFNVCNRYLVVLYYQSNKAFKRVDMDKKQEELNNIKAKYNLKTPEAP, encoded by the exons ATGAACAAGCGCAACCAT ATCCGCCTGCCGCCAGAGGTGAATCGGCTATTGTACGTGCGGAACCTGCCGTACAAAATCACCTCGGACGAGATGTACGACATATTCGGCAAATTTGGAGCCATTCGACAGATACGCGT AGGCAACACTCCGGAAACGCGTGGCACCGCCTTTGTCGTCTACGAGGACATTTTCGATGCCAAGAACGCCTGTGACCATTTATCGGGTTTTAATGTGTGCAATCGCTATCTGGTGGTGCTCTACTACCAATCCAACAAGGCCTTCAAGCGCGTGGACATGGACAAGAAACAGGAGGAACTGAACAACATTAAGGCCAAGTACAATCTGAAGACGCCTGAAGCTCCTTAG